Below is a window of Fuerstiella sp. DNA.
TGATCAGCATGCAGCGCACGAAGACGATCAAATCGGATGTGTCACGAACCACGGAGCCTTCTTCTGTCCAAATGATGATCTGGGCAATAAGTGAACTCGATCCTGTTCGTGAAACAGTTCATTGGTATCGCCCGACCATCATCGGGTCCGTACATGCGATCTATTCGACGTTGAGAGGCATGTTGCTGGCTCGCAGCACGGCTTCCTGAACGGCCAGGTCATGGTCGGTGTTATATTCAGCAGGTTCTTTGTTGCGGATCACGGCCGCGAAGTGCTGCATGTCTCCGTCGTATCGCCCGGTCGAAGCCGGAAGCTCAAGCTGATGTGTTCCTCGCCTGTAAGTTTCGGTGTCGGATTCCAGTGTGAGTGACAGACGAAACGGCTCCAGTGGTCGAATGACGACCGTACCTTTCGTCCCGCAGACTGTGAACTGACGTCGGCGGCCTCCCTCAACTTCGCATACGGAACTACGAATGGAGGCTGTCGCATTGGGATATTCAAAGACGGCCAGACACGTGTCTTTGAGATCGTCAAAATCAGGACGCGTGTTGCGATTGAACGAGGTCACCCTGTGCGGCGCTCCAAGCACCGTCACCACAGCGTCGATGAGATGACAGCCCAGCTCAAACATCGAGCCCCCTGCATACCGCGACAACTGCGCTCGCGTTGAATCGCCGATCTTCTTGCTCATCTCACAATGCACCTGAAAGATGTCGCCCAGCCATCCCTGTCGGACGGCATTGAATGTGAAACGAAAAGCCGGATTGCTGCGGAACATGTACCCCATCTGAATCATGACACCCTGCGCATCTGCGGTTTTACAGATGTTTCTGAATTCAGGCAGTGAGTCTCCGGCCGGCTTGTCCAGATGAATGTGCAGCCCGGCCTCCACGCAACGTTGCGCTGAGGACAGCAACCCGTCAATGCGTGTTTCCACAGCGACCGCCTCCAGCCCGCTGGTATTGAACAGTTCTTCTTCTGTCATCCAGTTGACGCCACGGTATGCGGGGGAATCCTGCACGCGATTTCGTTGTTCGCTGTCGGGTTCAGCCACGCCCACCACTTCGAACAGTTCAGGGAACTTTCGCATGGCGGCCATTTTGCCGCCGGCATGCGCATGTTTGGTACCAATCTGGCCAACGCGAACGGGTCCGGCCGGTTTGTCCACTGCCCCAAACAAGGGTTGAGTCGCAAGAGCTCCGGCGGCAGAAGCGGCGAGAAACGATCTTCGGTCGGATTCCGTCATTTGTGTTTCTTCCCGTCAGATTCAAATGAATGAGATTTGTTCAAGATGGGCACAAAGCCTGTCGTTTGTGACGAGCTATTCCGGCAGTTCTTCACCACGTGTTTCACTTGCAACCAGCGTGACTGCGATTCCAAGTGCGTAGAGCGGTGCCAGGTACAGCGCCGTTTGTTCGGCCGCCCAGCCCATTTGTGCGGCCAGCATGATTGCCACGGCCGTGCCCAGACGCCCGGCGTTGAAACAAAACCCGGTCCCGGTCCCGCGCAGTCTGGTGGGAAACAGTTCCGGAAAATAAACCGCATACCCGGCGTGCATGCCAAGCGTAAGAAATCCAAAGATCGGTAGCGCGAACCACAGCACAGGGATCGGCGCCCTGAACGGAATCAGCACCAAAAACATCAGCAGTGCCATGACGAATCCACCGGCATGATAGAAGACGAAAGCTCCTCTGCGGCCGACGACATTTGAAACCCAGCCGAACAGAACCAATCCGAGTCCCCCACCGATGGTGTTCAGCAGCATGCTCACCATTTCAGCCCGTTTGATCTCTGCAGAATGCGTTTTCAGGGCAGCCTGTCGTATGGATGGGTCGGCATCCTCGGGAACATCCTCCGTCGCCAGCGCCTGAATCTGAGCCGACCGCAGCAAAGCATTCTTGCCGTAAATGTGACATCCCCAGAAAGTGACCAGCCCGATTGTGGCCAAAGTGACACCGACCAGAGTATTTCGAAGATGATCACGATTGAACAGATCCGGAATCGAGCCGGTCACCTGTGACGGATCCTGTTTTTCCCGCGCCCGGGCCTGATGCCACTGCTCCGGCTCTTTCATCTTCCAGCGAATGACGATGACCAGAAACGCGGGAACGATGCCGATCAGGAATCCCAGTCGCCAGGTGTCATCGCCCCAAAGTCGAGCGCTGATGACAAAATATCCGACGGCGACCGCCATCACCGTTCCAAACACGCTTGAGGCATGAAAGATTGAACCCATCACCGGACGGGATCGTTTGGGCATGACTTCAGCAATCATGGCGCTGGCCACCGCCCACTCGCCTCCCACTCCCATGGCCACCAGGAACCGCAGCAGCACCATTTGCCAGGCTGCATTTGAAAAGGCGGTGAGACAGGTAAAGATCGAATAAAACAGAATCGTTACGATCATCGTCTTTGACCGCCCAATCCTGTCACTCAGCATGCCAAACAGGATTCCCCCAAACGCACCGCCAAGCAAAAAGGCGGCCAGCGCATAGTTGTTCCAGCGGGCGACAACAGAGTCATCTGCCGATGCCGCGCCCAGCAGCTGTGGCATGGCTTCGCGCATCGAAGCCACAAAAATCTGGCCTTCGAAAACATCGAACACCCAGCCCAGCGACGCAACAATCAGCACCAGCCACTGGTAACCGGAGATGTTCTCGTTCCATCTGAGGTCCAACTCTGAAGATTGATTCGTCATGGGAAATTGAGCAGGCGTTATTTCGGTGGACTCAGTCATGCACTGATTTATCTTAGATCGCGCCGTCTCGAAACAGAATTCACAACCGTGGGTTTTGGTCACCGAAGGCTGATTCACAAAAGGCCACTGAATTTCCAGGCCGCAACGAACACCCCGGCCATTCACGACACCTGAACACAGGTGTCTGCCATTAGAGTGAGTACAAATAGGGCATCATCTGCAGCAGCCGCCGAGAGCCACAAAGCGGTGTGCTGAAGGAGAAGCTGAACCTCTTTGGCCCGTTTAGCGCGTGAATTAACGGAGGACAGGAAATGAGCCAACCGGAGCGTGATTCCAACGCACGATTCACGACGGAAAACAGTGGGGGACCAGGACGACCGCGGAAGACGTTTGAACAACAGGACGCCACGGCGATTTCACAAGGCGTCTCGGTCGAGAATTGGAAGTCCGTGTGGCACTGCGCACTTCAGGAAGCGATCAACGGCTGTCACAAATTCAGGCTGTTTTTTGCCAATTATTTGTGTGGTCAACCGAAAACCATCATCGAAAAGACGGTTAACCGTATACCGGGGGTGGTTCTGTATTCAGTCCGACACACGATTGAATGATTCGCCGGGATTGATGCGGGAACTTTGATCCGATTCATCCGACTCGCTGACGGCCGCCCCGATCGCAATCGGCCGGGGAGCATCACGCTCATCCTGTTCGTCCGCGCGGCTATCGTCCACGAAACTGATCCAGGCAGCATCAGGCGTGGTCACCGGAGTGGTTTGTGCCGGAGACTTCGGAACGTCTGTGGCCTGGTCTTCAGCCGTTCGGTCGTCGTCCACAAAACTCATCCAGCCGGAACCAGATGCGGCCACCGGAGCCTTATCAGCCGAAGAGACCAACTGTTCCGCCGGTTCATCCGCCCCGCTGTCTGCAGATTGATCCACCGTAAACGTATGCACACTGCCGTTGGCCGCCCCGGTGATCGTATCGAACCACAACACGTTGCCCTCAAAGTCCAGGGCTTCTACCACCGCACCTTCCAGCCG
It encodes the following:
- a CDS encoding Gfo/Idh/MocA family oxidoreductase, which encodes MTESDRRSFLAASAAGALATQPLFGAVDKPAGPVRVGQIGTKHAHAGGKMAAMRKFPELFEVVGVAEPDSEQRNRVQDSPAYRGVNWMTEEELFNTSGLEAVAVETRIDGLLSSAQRCVEAGLHIHLDKPAGDSLPEFRNICKTADAQGVMIQMGYMFRSNPAFRFTFNAVRQGWLGDIFQVHCEMSKKIGDSTRAQLSRYAGGSMFELGCHLIDAVVTVLGAPHRVTSFNRNTRPDFDDLKDTCLAVFEYPNATASIRSSVCEVEGGRRRQFTVCGTKGTVVIRPLEPFRLSLTLESDTETYRRGTHQLELPASTGRYDGDMQHFAAVIRNKEPAEYNTDHDLAVQEAVLRASNMPLNVE
- a CDS encoding MFS transporter, with product MTNQSSELDLRWNENISGYQWLVLIVASLGWVFDVFEGQIFVASMREAMPQLLGAASADDSVVARWNNYALAAFLLGGAFGGILFGMLSDRIGRSKTMIVTILFYSIFTCLTAFSNAAWQMVLLRFLVAMGVGGEWAVASAMIAEVMPKRSRPVMGSIFHASSVFGTVMAVAVGYFVISARLWGDDTWRLGFLIGIVPAFLVIVIRWKMKEPEQWHQARAREKQDPSQVTGSIPDLFNRDHLRNTLVGVTLATIGLVTFWGCHIYGKNALLRSAQIQALATEDVPEDADPSIRQAALKTHSAEIKRAEMVSMLLNTIGGGLGLVLFGWVSNVVGRRGAFVFYHAGGFVMALLMFLVLIPFRAPIPVLWFALPIFGFLTLGMHAGYAVYFPELFPTRLRGTGTGFCFNAGRLGTAVAIMLAAQMGWAAEQTALYLAPLYALGIAVTLVASETRGEELPE